The genomic DNA gttacgaacttaatccgtactggaagtctgtttgtaacccgaaactgttcgtgacatgaggcacgctttcactaatggcgCCTTCCACTGCTGCCAGCGCGTGACTTCAGCTCGCATCCCGAGGCAAAGGTTGCAACCgggagcatctacttctgggttagcagagcttgtaacccgcagcattcgcaaggGGGACAGTACGTACCGGTAACACGAGTTTCCACTGTATACAACAATAGCCTTttgctccattaatttgtctaatccagatTTAAAGCATTTCACATTGTTGGCCATCCTTACTTACACCTTGGAAGAGCAAATGCCATAGCTTAACTAAGCAGTGTAAAAGAAGTGCCTCCTtctgtttgtcctgaatcttccaactttcagcttcacaAATCTGGGCTCAGACAACATGGTAGCCAGAGTCTTAACTTGTTTTGCCTGTGGTGTGTTAGCTGCTGGAGCAAGGGAGGAGCGTCACAGGAACTTTTGAGCAGCATACAGCTTATTCCCATTAaaccagtgatggggaaccttcaGTCCATGAGCCAAATTAGGCGTGCCAGGCTGTTTTGGGCAAACAATGCCCAGCATACCTACGCTTAATGTCATATGCAGACAATTAATATAAAACAATGGTTTTATGCAGACTATGGTTCTTGCCCTGCCTCTGTGGCATTTAAGTGCAGGTAATTCCATAATACAGTACAAATATCTATAAACATTTTGATGGTATGTCACACCTAATATTATGCCTTGCAATGCCTAATATTGTGCCATATACATTTATGGTGTTAACTTCCTTTATAGTAACTCTGTTCTTTTCATGGTAATGACTAAAATAATCAGTAAGTTATCGAAGTGTGAACACACTAATTCAACCTTGTTAGCAGACAGCTTATGCAGTTAAAGATGGTTAATGGAAAACAGGCTAAATTTGTGTTTGGTCTAATAGAAATTAGAACCATCCTACTTCCTTTTTCCTCCAACTTGAAGCACTGATGAAGATCACCTCCTCAAAACTTTTGTCTGCAATGTTTTCCGCAGAGAATGGTCTCAACAGGAAAGAGCAACTGAAGAAAGTTACCAGAAACTAAACATGGCATGATTAAGGAAATGGCTTAAAGTCTTAACATCAGACGAGATCTTAAACCATGTCAAACTGTTTGTCCATCTAATAGCCCATTATAGTCTACACTGACTACCAGTAGCTTATGGAGAGGACTTTTACATTATCTGCAGCCTAATTATTTTAACTGAACATGCCAAGGTTGAACATCTCCATCTAGACAGAAGAAAAACCATATTCTTAGATGAAAAGCTAACATTTTATTAGGGAACCAACTCTAAGAATAACAGCCACCCCAGACATCGAGCCAACTGGCAGAAGAGAAAACTAAAACATAGGCTGAGTGAATATCCTAAGGGAGTTATGAAGCCAATGCTCAACAAAAATGAGTTGGTTCTTTGAGGACAAATAGTGATGCCTCTCGTATAAAGTATTTGGACTCTACTTACCAGGAATGTATTTCCACAGTGCCCACACACCACTCTAGTGCCTTCTGGCTGAACAGGGATTGCAGGCTGTGCTGGCTGCTCCTCTGGAATCAACATAACTGGACCAAGATTAATGATTCGCCTACTGTATGGAGAAAAGTAAAGCCATCATGTCATTGTatacagcacagaaaaatggtaTTCCCTAGCCATATATCTTGAACAATGAAAGCTTGTTCTGATTTGGCCCACCTAAAATGGGCCTGTTCTAGCATCAAACCCCCAAGCAACATTTTAAGATACAAAACAGATAAGGCAAAACTGATAAGGTTACCATACAAACCTTTGTTGTAGAAATGCATACTTTATGCATTAGTCCTCAAATATAACACCTTACTCACTAGGCACTGATATCTAAGTTGAATACGCAGTCTTTTTCAAGCAACCCTACCACCTTGTAACTTTAATGGCCGCAAAGCTAAAGCAGCAATGTATGCACTATCTAAGCTCCATACCATTACACAGATAAGCCAGCATTCTACTCCTTGGCTGAACCCTTTCCCAAGTGCTTGGATGCATTATTTGTAGAGGCAAATGGGTACTTTGGGGCAGTACAGAGCCCCACTGTTTCCCCAAATGTCACCAGTGCATCAGCATCAATAACTAGTGCAGTCCTTGATCCAGGAAGCGACAGAGGCTCCTACTACTGGAAGTAGGGAGTAAGGTGTTACACAGTTTTGAACTGGGGCTCCTAGCATACATCCTACATTCTGCTGCTCCTATACCAACACAATATAGGATTAGGCATTTCATAAAACAGCAGTGTGCACTAATATATTGGCTTACTGTGTTTCTCCTGGATATACTGAACTACCTTCCTCTTTCCTACCCTTCATTTTGATTTACTGCAATACTAAACACTTGGGACCAAAAGTCTACTGAACATACTGAAATTTATttctggggaaaaaaacattcaTAGACTTGCAGCATTACTGCCTATTACAGAGAGGTCTTATTACTTCTGTGttataaagaataaaattaatattaaacCAATCTAAGTTTAGTACATAAGTGTTTACTGGAGTAAAGATAGGTTATTTGTAGTTGTTAGGCTGTAACGATAGTGTAATAGCTGTGTGTCTAGCAGTTTCCCACCATGGAAGTACCAAGCTGGTCTGCAAAAAAAGACCCCTGCAGGCAATCTCAGCAGGTGCAGCAGTCAGGGCCTATCAGCTGATCAGTACTGACAGCCACCCCCAGGGTGGCAGGGATTGGCTACACGGAGGGAGCGGGTCTCCTGACCAGGCACTCTGGAGTGCAGTGAatcccagcagcagcaactgcagcCAGTGACAATCAGTGCAACTGGTGCCAATTGTAGCCCTTAATTTCATGTTTCCTCTGTGAGATTAATCCCAGCAGCGCATGTAATTGAtataaaatttttaaaatgtgccaaATGCAAGCCCCACCAGCTAAAAAAACCATTGGGTGTGCACTTTAACTGCACCCAGTGGTACCTTTGCAGCCACTTCTTTACTTGGTCCATTCCTAATATCAAATATGATGTTTTTGCCTTTTATCTCGTGCAAGAGGCATCCATCTTCCTGTCTTTCCCATGATCTCTAGCACAGTAGAAGCAgaagttatttttcttctttgtccTTTGTAAAGATTGATTTAGTTCTGCAGAGGTTAGCAGCCACAAATTTATGTGAAACATTAAACAGACAAATAGCCAGAGgcagtattctttttttattctttatactATTTATATCACAATAGTCAGaccattttgtgtgtgaaaaACCAAAGAGAAAAAGCAAATTATAATTTGGTTTGCCCTTACCAGTTGGGTCTTGGACATCCTATCCTCCGTGACGTATCCTTACAGATAAGCAGACAATTACATGGACATCTAACATACTTTTTCCCTGAAGGAGGGTTTTTGATTGGCTACACAAAACAAGAAAAAGCAATTGCATATATAATGTACCGACTGTCAAAAGAAAATATTCTACAGTGATTACACAGACCGACAGATAAGTTAAAACTCAAGGTGGAAGACTACATGGATATTCAAGGCACAGCAACTGATTCTAGCATAGTGATATTTCAAATAATTTAAGGCAGGTCTGTGCCAGCACCTATTTGTTAGAACACTTTTTacatttcttttgctttctttgctttttgttcttcattcattttgttctttctttgctttttgttctttattcaCTTTTTAGTGTTGAGTGTAATCTTGAGACTAGGCAAAAACTAAATGTGCAGAAATGATAGATTTTACAAGGCTGAAATATAGGGGGTCAAAGGGTGGATGCCACCACTTATTGGGCCATTTCAGTGTtagggagaggaaaaaacagaAATGTGATGAATATTAGTCAAGGTGGAAGAGGGCAGGGGGTATGAACAATCCAGTTTAAAAAGtcaatacaaaaaaaaccctgcaacagTGGGAGGGAAGTGTTAGGGCAATAGCTGGCATGTGGGACATTGCAGTATTCtgctaagaaaagaaaaacagactgCATGAAGTTCAAAAAAATATGTACTGCtatgtttaaaaaataaaccacaggCAGCATGCCACTAGGTATGGACGGAGCACAGGATGATGTTTGGACTCCACAAGCTGTTTATGGTATTGTTAGGTGCAAATCACATGAAAATAGTTgttacacacaaacatatatatccTTACATACCCATAGTACTTTAACTACAAGTTAAAGGAATGCTggacaaaacaaaagcaattatataacagcaataaaaatctATAGCAAACTTCAGAAACAATAATGAAGATTTTAATCCTATCTACAGGTACACATGCCAGCCACATGAGCATAAATTACATATAAGCATTATGGGTTGAATTCAAAGCTGTGCTAAATATCTCCATTACAGGAAGGATTTATGCTTGTTAAACAGAACTTCCCTGCATACACGCCTCCCACTAAATCTGCGCTGGGGTTTCCCCCAACcgtctggagcagatttggggaggctgTGCACAGGATGAAGGGGAGAGGAAGTTTTGTTGtacaagtgtaaatccttgccCCAACAGAACAAGTGCATCGAATACTGCCTTATGTGTCAAAGGGCTGGACCAGCATTAGCCAGTTACGTGTTAGTACAGAAAGTTTTTGGACTGGGTGcacttattttaatgtttttatatttccATTATatccaggtttttttgttttgttttgttttaaagatagaaatgtaagaaagtTAATTTCAAttcccaccaacacacacacagtagaaAAAAAGAGATCTGTCTATTTAATGGTTTTATATGGCAATGTGTTCTGGTTCAAATAACCACAGGTTATCAAGGCAGTTCATAGAAGGAACTGTTAcagatacaattattattatgttcATAGGAGCCTGCAAAAATTGACCAGTGACTCTTTCATGATAAGTTTGTAACAGAACAttggactagaccaggggttgtcaacctggtccctacctcCCACTAGTGgacgtttcaggattctaggtgggtggtagggggttctatggcacaagctgaatcctccttccattgagcactagtgggcggtaaggaaattttaccatcaagaaagatgcactagtgggtggtaggtataaaaagtcTGACTACCCCTGGACTAAACTATTGCTCAGACTCCACAAGGATCGTATGTCTGAACTCAAATATCATTCTTCTTCCCTAGATATACTGAAAATATTTTCACTCTGTAGAAGCATGCCCTCCAaacataaactttttttaataCAAGGATTACACAAGCAGATCCTATGAGCCCCTATGGTTGCACAGGGACTTATACTTCAAGGTTCAAAGAATGAACACCCACCATCTATTACCCAGCTGTCCAAAGATCTCACTTCCCTTTCTGTATCTGAAAGTGCATCTTCTAATTGTCATTCTTGTTTGGCTATCTATTTGGACATATGGACTGCTTATATTAATGTGCATGTTTAAGTCAGGATTGacgaattattttttattgttaatacGAGTGAGCAAAATatgctcttttttctttctgttacaTTTTAGTAATAATAGTAGGCAGTCAGGATTTTACCTTCTTAAAATGGTGGTTTGGCAAACTATATGATCTGCATAAAGCACTGCAGAATACAGAAACTGACCACACCTGGACTGGACAGCAAATAGAGAAGCTACTCATTCAGGACTTAATTATAGGCCATGGGAACTACTATCTCCATAAATGTAGCACCTATGAATTAGTCACATCATCATCTGGTTACTGTTTTCTACACAAAGTGGCTTTCCTTGCATCCAAATGATCCTCATACTGCATGCTAATTCTCAGCTGCTGAGCAGTCACATCAATGTGAGTCTCTTCTATTGTGAAAGGGCATAATAAAACATGTCACAAGAGCGAGAAGCCCACAAAGTCATTTACCGTAGCTTCATTGCAATCTGTGCATTTGACAACATGCTGGTGGAGCTTCCCTTCCAAATTGATTAATGACTGGCACACACGGCAATTTATTACAGGAATGCCACTGGCATCTGGGCTGGCAATGGCGGTATACGGTGGCGGGAGTTCTGCTGCAAGGAAAGGATGAAAAGTAAAATGCATCAGAATAAACAAACACGTGAAAGGGttggagaatacagtggtacctcaggttaattcgttctggaggtccgttcttaacctgaaactgttcttaacctgaagcaccactttagctaatgggacccgccactgcgccgccagagcacgatttctgttcttatcctgaagcaaagttcttaacctgaagcgttatttctgggttagcgaagtctgtaacctgaagcatctgtaacctgaggtaccactgtaatcctagcaataaaatgaaaggcaAAGCATCATAAGAATGTagcaagagctctgctggatcagactataAGCCCAGCAAGTTCAGCATCTTCTTCCTATTCCTATACTCAGTGTCCCGCTAAATGTCCGCGGGAAGTCTGTAAGCAGGATAGGAGTGCAATAACACTTTCACCACTTCTTTACAAGCAAGATATAAGCTATCAGCCACTGATAACCTTATTTTGTGCAAATTTGTGTAAGCCCCTTTTAAAGGCATTCGCGTTGGTGGCCACGACTACTTATTGTGCTAGttagttccatagtttaacagtgCTGTGTTAAGTACGTACTTCCTTTGGTCTGTCCTGAGTGTCCAACATGCAGTTGCACAGGCAACATTAAGCTAATAGGTAACACCAACCTTGCAGATAACCCACTTGTCCATTATGGCAAACAACACCTTTTAATCAAGGAACAGACAACTGCTGAAATCAAGACATTGTTTCACTTGAAATAAAGTACAACGGGGACTAAAGTAGTCCTCTCAGTTCCCTATCAATCTCAGCAAAAGGAAGTGCAAGGCGAAAGCGAGCAGACTAAGCCAAATTACTCTTAAGGCAGAATCTCACAGATGATTAATTCATCTACTAACTAAatttcccccttcatggatcactgccttgtcgtggcgaaggggcttgaattactcagggaaactatggacaggtcaagatggacaggtcatagtggagagtttggaccaaacgtgatccacctggagtaggaactggcaagccactccagtatccctgccaagaaaactccatggacaaagacaacaggcatataaaagttatgacgctggaagatgagcccctcaggtcggaaggcgtccaacatgctactggggaagagcggaggacaagtacaagtagatccagagctgatgaagcggctgggccaaagccgaaaggacgttcagttgcggatatgcctggaagcggaagcgaaaggaaagtccaatgctgtaaagaaaagtattgcataggaacctggaatgtaagaaccatgaacctcggaaagctggatgtggtaaaaaatgagatggcaagaataaacattgacatcctaggcatcagtgaactaaaatggacaggaatgggcgaattcagttcggatgactatcatatctactactgtgggcaggaatcccgtaaaagaaatggagtggccctcatagtcaacaaaagagtggcgaaagctgtactgggatgcaatttcaaaaatgatagaatgatctcgatacgaatccaaggcagaccttttaacatcacagtaatccaaatttatgcgccaactaccagtgctgaagaaactgaaattgatcaattctatgaagacttacaacaccttatagaaatgacactaaagaaggatgttcttctcattataggggattggaatgctaaagtagggagtcaagagataaaaggaacaactggcaagtttggccttggagatcaaaatgaagcagggcaaaggctaatagagttctgtcaagagaacaagctagtcatcacaaacactcttttccaacaacacaagagacgactctacacgtggacatcaccagatgggcaacatcgaaatcagattgattatattctctgcagccaaagatggagaagctctatacactcagcaaaaacaagacctggagctgactgtggctcagatcatcagcttcttatagcaaaattccagcttaaactgaagaaagtaggaaaaaccactgggccagtaagatacaatctaaatcaaattccttatgaatacacagttgaagtgaagaacaggtttaaggatttagatttggtggatagagtgcctgaagaactgtggatggaggctcgtaacattatacaggagacagcaacaaaaaccatcccaatgaaaaagaaatgcaagaaagcaaagtggctgtccaatgaggccttaaaaatagcgggggagagaaggcaagcaaaatgcgagggagatcgtgaaagatacaggaaattgaatgcagatttcc from Lacerta agilis isolate rLacAgi1 chromosome 7, rLacAgi1.pri, whole genome shotgun sequence includes the following:
- the PIP4P2 gene encoding type 2 phosphatidylinositol 4,5-bisphosphate 4-phosphatase isoform X3, whose amino-acid sequence is MHFTFHPFLAAELPPPYTAIASPDASGIPVINCRVCQSLINLEGKLHQHVVKCTDCNEATPIKNPPSGKKYVRCPCNCLLICKDTSRRIGCPRPNCRRIINLGPVMLIPEEQPAQPAIPVQPEGTRVVCGHCGNTFLWMELRFNTLAKCPHCKKISSVGCALPRRRCCAYITIGMIFIFIGVGLTVGTQDFARNFHATYVSWAIAYLLGLVCLIRACYWGAIKVSYPEHSFA
- the PIP4P2 gene encoding type 2 phosphatidylinositol 4,5-bisphosphate 4-phosphatase isoform X4, producing the protein MAADGVDERSPLLSAPSSGNVTPTAPPYFPDSSPRAELPPPYTAIASPDASGIPVINCRVCQSLINLEGKLHQHVVKCTDCNEATPIKNPPSGKKYVRCPCNCLLICKDTSRRIGCPRPNCRRIINLGPVMLIPEEQPAQPAIPVQPEGTRVVCGHCGNTFLVGTQDFARNFHATYVSWAIAYLLGLVCLIRACYWGAIKVSYPEHSFA